ggTAAAAAGGGTGGAGAAATGGGACGAGGTGGAGGGAGGAAATGTTTCTAGGAATGGAAAAGAAAATCCGAATGGAAGCTTACTTCATGAATTTTATTGTTGTAGGGGTACCAGCTGCGTCACTACGAGAAGTCCGTGTGGGTAGCTACCAATTTGACAACTATGGAATTTACCGATAGCGATAGTTCTTCCATGTtcttcaaattatttcattacatCTCTGGAAACAACACCAGGAGTAAGTACCATATCGTCCGGTGTCTATGTCTGATAGTTTGAGATCCTGTAATGTACTTGTTTTTGTGTTATATGAAGAAGTAACACACAAATCTCGTCCTCGGTAGGGCCCGAACCATCCTACCACCATCAGCTAGCCTGATCTTAATTCCCCATTTGTATACTATACCCTCTGAAGTTCACAAAGTCTTCCCTCGCGAAGGCAACCGAGTATATCAATCTCCTACATTGAACACTTGGAATGGTCAACGAAACTGTGTTTTAGCAAGAAGTAATGTAAATGATCCTGTCTGTGCTGGGGCTCGAGCTTGTAACGTTTCAGTCAgctaccactagactaaaggggAATTCGTAACAGTATGATCGGCCTATTCTTGCATGGGGCCTGGCACGAATTTCTAGCTCTACTGGTCCCTATATATGCattttgatgatgataatttaaTTTGTTGATGTTGGGATTTTGTGCAAAGGGTTTGTTTTGTACAACTTAATGAAAACTTGtattagatatttgaaaaaGTCATAAAAACGAGGTATTCTATATTTTATGATAGAAAACGCATTTTGTATGACCTTTGTGTTGCTCTggtataataataaattaaactgccgaaaataaaatatcttgaATCTGAAGAATTCCTTTCGCTAATTCGTAATACTTCCCCTGCATAGTTCTGTCTTTGATGTATTGTAGACTATATTAAGGGTTAATCGTTTAGTGCCGGAAACATTTCACTTAATTATGTTTGCACAAATTACACTTGATACACTTTGCAATATTTCTATTGCATGTAATGTATAAGCGCCTATTAATAATTGTACTGATCTATTAAATAGGTAGTCCTATAATATTAGACTTCGAAGGTTCATATCGTGATGTTTTACGTTTATTATcgtatttacatttttgttatttgtcgaacttcgaaaacaaattttaaaaatgtaaatatccgaTAATAAACGTACAAAATCACGATATGAACCTtcgaagtcttatattataggacTATTAAAGTAGATAATGTGCTAAAAAATTAGTATGTTGGCTGTATATATGCgatgtaaaataaacaacaacaaacaaacaagacttttgtttagtttaaacatatttatttgccAAAGAGCAGACAAAAGGATTGAGTACAAGTTATCACATCATTATAAACATCGTATACACATCATTACAGACATGAAGATAGAGATGACTGCCCCAGTGGTACTGAAGGTGGAACATGGACCAGGACCAACCTGCGAGAGCTTCTTTTACAATCACTTCATGATTCCGTTTGAATTTCAAGACAATCCACCAGTCCCAACAGACCCCACTGTCTACATTACAGAGATGCCGGCCTTTGATGTCTACGTAAAGTAAGTTACCTAAAATAACtaaaattgtatattgttatCTGATAAGTCAAAAATTGATGACGGGATAAAAATAAacttttctggaaaaaaaagaCGACGCTGATCTTTTGATGACTACAGACCTgtactgttacatgtatattaggaAGTACAATGTATGGTACCATACTgtaaccggaacaaggacgttaagtcTAAACAATCGAGACAAATGTCAAGAAAATGTGCCcacaagggagataaatctCGGCTCACAGTCAGAAACATATTTAATGTAGTATACGTCTTTCAGACATCAGTACGACATTAGGGCGGTCATTTACCTCCCCCTAATATAGCTACTCTCagttcaattttaaaataatgtaagAATCATATAAAAACTTAGCGAATTATCATGCAAAAATTATGAAAGCGATGTACTGTTTAAtaaataagatttaaatttcatttgtagatCTTTTGGAGGACGTCCCACATTCAATGACAAAATGACCATGATTGAATCTCTGGCGGCAGAGATAGGACATCCATCCCTTTTTGAGGAAAGGTTTTATTACTTCGCCGGCTATGACGGCCCATACACTATTCACGCGCGACACAACGAGGTATGGCTGGTAGCCCGGCACTAAATCACGTGACTCATCATTTGTTATTACTGTTATTGTtgtcttttttatttcttatttacgatattttactttataaataaaaaaaaacattaaaacaaatatatcgtatttgttttctcttttttcaACATGTCCAACATTTTCATGGATGGATATGGTACAATAACTGTCCTTGATTGGGGTGGATATGGATATTTATTAACTCGAAGATTGTGAGATTAACCGAGGCGAAGAAAATGCTTAATTGACAATCTCAGGGTTGAACAAGTAATCACCATGTATAAGCTCCTTTACGTTAAAGACGACATGATGTCATTATAGGACGAATCGAACATGTCTCCTTCGGTACATTCTCCGGAAGCTGTAGCGTCACTGCACATGGCGCCATAAAATAGtctgacaaaacaaaaataaatgcaCGCGACATAGATATTGACCCGACACCTGGCGGTACAATGGCCCACTGTAAGGCATATTTTAACACTGCAAAaccataaataaataatacttATTGATTTTTACCCAAAACGAATGTCTCGTACTGGAAAAATGGAAAAGAGGGGAATTTGTCTTATTGAAAAAAagtcttttatttatttattcattagaAACATTGACATACAAATAGTTTTACTGGTATACGCCAGAACGTAAAGTAACAGTTGAAATCGAAATTGGAAATATCAGTCATGTTACATGTTTACCTGATTTACCAGGATCCAGCAAATAAGCGAGAAACTATAAAGTCAGTGACGTTGGACGAGAACCCATAAAGTACCAGGTTAAGACCCTGAAATACTTTCCTTTGGTAGTTAAATAAATGGTGAATTACATCAATCTTGAATGCCTGAATGACTGCCCGATTATGTGAATTATAATTGATACCTGACTGAAACTCCATTTTTAAATTTCTTCGGCGGATTTTGGACGACAACAAATCCAACTAAAACATACTTCTTCTGTTACGGAAATCCTGAATAAGACTTGACTTTACCATAAGTGTTGTTACTGATCCCGTCATAAAATCACTCTGGAACTGCAGAATCATAATTGAAATCACAGGAACGTGGCGCAAATAAGGACCATATATCTGGGGTTCTGTACCAACTACTATCATCGAAAGCAGTCTGTGTATTTTTGTGGCGTTTAGTGGTACTGAGTTTGGAGTTATTCATAACTATATTCTGGACTTTAACACTGTTTTACAGGACTTGGAGTCGGTAAAAAAAAAGTCACACACTCCAGATAATCCACACAAGTCTTTACACAGAGAAGTTATTTCAATCGCTATTCACTAATGTCCACAGATATATCTGAAGTCACTAGTTATTGAAGTAGAAATAGTTTCTTTGAGATGATCGTGTTTTTCTTCTTTCCGACGTTTCGAAATTTTAGGTATGGGATAATGAAATCTCTTAGTGTTGTCAGATAACTTAACACGACATGGTCTTTATTTCACAAGTTGAATTATCGATATTTGTATTCTGTATGACTGAATGCTAACGTGTGGATACTAAAACAGTGTAACAAAATGGATTGATAATTTGTCAATGGGAATAAGGATAATAGCTTTAATACCGATGTACTTAGTAAAAAGTACTAAATATAAAGTACTTAAAATAAAGTACTTAGTATAAAGTACTTAGTATAAAAACCTTAATATGAAGTATTTCGTGTAAAGTACTCAGTAAAAAATACTTAGTATAAAGTACTTAGTATAAAGTACTTAGTATAAGGTACTtagtataaaacacttaatATAAAGTACTTAGTATAAAGTACTTAATATAAAGTACTTCGTATAAGGTACTTATTATACAACACTTAATGTAAAGTACTTAGTATCAAATACTTAGTATAAAGTACTTAGTATAAAGTACTTAGTATAAAATACTTAGTATAAAGAACTTCGTATAAAGTATTTAGTATAAAGTACTTCGTATAAGGTACTTAGTATAAAGTACTTAGTATAAAGTACTTAGTATAAAATACTTAGTATAAAGTACTTAGTATAAAGTACTTAGTATAAGGTACTTCCTATAAAGTACTTAGTATAAAGTACTTAAAATAAAGTACTTAGTATAAAGTACTTCCTATAAAGTACTTAATATAAAGTACTTAATATAAAGTACTTAGTATAAAGTACTTAGTATAAAATACTTAGTATAAGGTACTTCGTATAAAGTTCTTAATATAAAGTACTTAGTATAAGGTACTTAGTATAAGGTACTTAAAATAAAGTACTTAATATAAAGTACTTAGTATAAAGTATTTAGTATAAAGTACTTAGTATAAGGTACTTAAAATAAAGTACTTCGTATAAAGTACTTAGTATAAAATACTTAGTATAAGGTACTTCGTATAAAGTACTTAGTATAAGATACTTCGTATAAAGTACTTAGTATAAAGTACTTAATATAAAGTACTTAATATAAAGTACTTAGTATAAAGTACTTAGTATAAAATACTTAGTATAAGGTACTTCGTATAAAGTACTTAGTATAAAGTACTTAATATAAAGTACTTAGTATACTAAGTATAAAGTACTTAATATAAAGTACTTAGTATAAAGTACTTAGTATAAAGTACTTAGTATAAGGTACTTAAAATAAAGTACTTCATATAAAGTACTTAGTATAAAATACTTAGTATAAGGTACTTCGTataaagttcttagtataaagttcttagtataaaaTACTTAGTATAAGGTACTTCGTATAAAGTACTTAGTATAAAGTACTTAAAATAAAGTACTTAATATAAAGTACTTAGTATAAAATACTTAGTATAAGGTACTTCGTataaagttcttagtataaagtACTTAGTATAAAATACTTAGTATAAGGTACTTCGTATAAAGTACTTAGTATAAAGTACTTAGTATAAAGTACTTCGTATAAAGTACTTAGTATAAAGTACTTAGTATAAGGTACTTCGTATAAAGTACTTCGTATAAAGTACTTCGTATAAAGTACTTAGTATAAGGTACTtagtataaaacacttaatgtgAAGTACTTAGTATAAAGTACTTTGTATCAAATACTAAGTATAAAGTACTTGATATAAAAGTATAAAGTACTTAATGAGCAGTActtaggtcaaaggtcaactgGTGAACAACATCCTTTGATGGAAAAGTTGCCACGGTGTGTAATGCTTGATAAAGGAAATATGTGTAGTCTGGTCTGGTGGCTTACCCAGGATAATCTTTGATTTACAGGAAAAGAACGGTTCCGTCGGTCACATGATTATGATCTCTCTGCAAATACTCGCGAAAACAGTATTTTTTTCGACcgatataaaacattaaataacgGTATCCTCACTACATGACCAGACGTGAAGGGTTTTATTCCTCTAACttaaaaaaacaatcaaatattttttataagcGACCTTGGTTTTGCGGTAATAAGACGAGTCTATGATCTATCCAGTCTTTTAAGGAGTAAGAATGGGTTCTTCCAATATTGACTTATGTTATTGAACATAGATAATACCAAAAAGGTTTAATTGTGAAAACACTCTTTTAATGTTTGTTGTCCCAGTTTTTACAAAATCACCCTTCTGTATACAAACGTGAAAACCCCGAGAAACGTTAACGTAAGTTATAAATGTCTGGTTTATATTGTGCCTGTATGGGATTATACCGAAGAACACAATACATAatttatagcaatatatacaaaaatattatctAGAAGTTATATAGAAGTTATATggaatacaaaaatgtaaatattatgatatatataattaatccAAATATGTTtgacaatataatgatatatatatatggtacactcaggtatgtaatatgatatgtacattttttttgtaagttATAGATAATATATAGGTTAAATAGAATACAAAAATGTCCATATTATAAGATATAACgtatgtattataatataatttataatttatacaaatatatacatgtacagcaatatgatatataagttataatacgtattataattatatgattGATAGTCAATCGATTAAATAAATGCCGAATGATAAACGTAGAATTGCCTCCGAGAAGACATGTCGGTCCAAACCCGACTCTGGAACCAGGAACTAATAAATAACTATTCACTGTTTCTTTTTAACCAGGAAGTCATTTGGTTGTCACGTCAAagctttttgtttattttacagacTTGGTTAAATATGGTAACATTGAGAAAGTTCAGTGAGTAATCGTGACAGGCCACAGAGgcatgaaataaatattctagATAAGGTTTGAGTATTCATGTCACGATCTTCCGGGCTTTGCGAGAAGTGgtagaaaatataaattcaCCCAATCgatctatatacaatgtatacactatacaggGGTTGATTGATAATTAAGTTGtcagcctcgtattgaaggatttaaattttgtcggacatattgtattatttttcaacatactccccttcagtatctatacatttttgtcagcggtgtttaagggcatcaataccacttttatagaactccttttcttggctgttcagaaagtcatccactgcatgttggggttagggtgcctgaaatagctgttttcagtttggGAAAtggatgaaagtctgatggagcgagatcaggtgaataaggcggatgcttaattaattcaaagccacaatcgtgaatggcagccatggtgactctttcaccctaacccttaTCGATTTTGCCCATTctgcaaaagccgcttgtcttgtttacacTAACcaaaatgagaccagtccttgggtacacggccctatatagtcagagaatagtagaacttaaaaagaacatccttgagtacctccttcaatacgaggctcacaacttaccaatcagccctcgtatattgtagtcgtaggtgattgtaatgtTAAAGACAAACATGAGAGAGTTTTGTACACGTAAATCTGGAGTAAACACGACATAAATTAGATATATCAAACTTGTCGTTTAGTCAAATCTAACTCATAGGCAAGCCGTAGATTTTCCCACTTCACATATCACAGTgcatttcattaaacaaacttTTAGAATCACCTACATCGACGAAATGAAAAGGGACACTTTGACAGTAACATACACTTATCTAtagtactgtataattgttaGATTTCACAAGACTAATATTTCACAGTTGTCCCGATCCGGTCTAACTCGTGGGTATTAAAGGGGTGATTTAGTCAAGTTTGgttacttttttatcatttcaaaaatCATTTCATGAAAGTGTACTTCAGTACTCCTTATGAATTATCCTTGGCCATATATTGATACACGTTTTCCATGcgttttttaattaaatgtaaGGGGGATCATAATGGTATAGCCATACGATTTACACTGtatatgcaaatgagcaagACGTCTCTTCACACTTTGACTTGTATACATGCGTGCAAGCGTCTCGTGGCTGTAATCAACATTGATTTGCATTTGAAGCCATTAGCGGGTCTCGTACCAAACGTAGACAGTGAATGGATGAAAAAATATAGGGAATTACTGTTAGGACAGCAATGTAACCGACGTGACTTTTTCAAACGGTTGCGACAACAATGAAGAAATTGCGATTGAGTTTGTCGACACTTGACCTAGATCTAGATCAGCCTACAACTTCTATTATCATAATTCCATTCGCACTTGTTATAAGTATTGTTCTGATTACATAATGGATGAAATAAATCACCTAGATGGGTTTTAGCGTTTGTTTGCATTCGTTGTATCCATATATAATCATTTTGGGACGAAACGTCTGTAAACACTTGGTATCTGGTTCTGTAGATGTCGCGCTACCATATCCACCTTGGTCGCCACGCTAGCCGATGGGTTCATGCTTGTTTGATGTACTGCTATATATATTACTCTGACTGTAGCATTTCTAGTACTGTTTACATATGGTGTGACTGTAATTGTATTCTTTGTGTCTTGCTAAAGGGGCgaattgcctcgaaaatttgacatttttcatgtcCACACAATGATTAATTAATGACTTTTTTCTTTGCctcacatttatataaaataaaactgttaagtatgatccctacataaccagatcaataagtaaaatctattgatatatttacaaataaatggcatatcaaatgataaaaaaatgtcataataCCATtggttttttgaaaaaatatagttTTCACAGAGCATTCAATGCTGcgaaattttgtattttttaaactAATAATTCGAAGACTTTTCACTGTTGTTATTTAGGTTGCATGACCTAtagtaaatatcatgtttaaatAATGTGTTTTCAATCATCTTCCTGTGGTTACCATAGCAACGATCATCACATAACACTCAAAAGCATgccttttgtatatattttttaaatctctAGTCTAAATGGCAATCATAGTTATGATTAGGAAGATGATTGAAacatcattttaaacatgaaattcACTATAGGCCATGCATAATGTAGTTCAATGTTTGAATATCCCCAACTTTTGTACACTTTTCATGTTCAgatgtatctatatgtgttaaagcatattttgatttattggAATTTAAACTAATAAATGCTCCATTTCGacaatgtatgtatttgtaattgtgtttttttttttatatatatacatttcagtAGAGGATTACCTGTGTGCAGTCTAATACTTCCATTAGCATAACACGAAGGTATAATTTAATGGTATTATGGTAATAATAAAAGACCGACATAGTGAAATCAAAAtgatttcttttaatttcaGTGATTTGAatcttttattgaaatatgCATATCCATATATACATCGAAATACCCACAATTCTAAGACATATCATCAATCACCATTTTAGGATTTTGCATGATTCTTAGACTTGTACTTAATTCAATTCCAGGGGACATTTTTCAACAACATAGCACTTATACAAACTCTGAATCCTCCGTCAAGTATCAGAATAAGAATGTTTCAGAACAGACACTGTCTGTTGACCATTGAGATGTAACCTCTTCGTTCCATTTTTGTTAATACCGTCGACTTTTCTGAGACAATTTCTCTGTGGTATTTCGTTGATCCCCTTTATTACTTATAGAAAAAGAGTACGTAAGTTGTACACCTGACGATTTGTTTGCGTTTTCCCTCCATGTGGCCGAGGGCtgtgtatttttgtttatatggtgACTAATGCCAGACTTCTGTGGCGCTTTTGCCATCTTAAATATAACACTTTCGATTGAGTGTTCGTTTTTAATTTCAGAGAAAATGAATACCGGCtgattaaacattttatttaacatAATTCCAGTTGTTGATGGTAATGTGCATTTGCAAATAATTAGGGAAATTATCATTTGATTAGAATGTAATGAAAACTGAATATAAATCCACCCAGTGTATAACTAAAAACAGCGTTGATCTGCAGACACCCGTCACTTATGTCGCCTTGTTTACATTTCTCCGTAGCAGAAATTACAATGtctaattttacaattttttgtttgtttcaaagATTATTTTCATCGTGGCATTTGGCTTAATATTAGTTTAGGATGTTGTTTATCTTCAAAATGactgaaaattattttttccaaAAGAAATAAAGAAGTCTTGCTTGGTGGGCTGATGTCACTGTTTTGGGCTGATAGTGGTTATGGTATTAAAATGGTCATATGTCCGGTTTGTTGATGGATAAGCAGGATGAATACCTAACAGCCACTAAACCTGACTTAAAACGGGAATCAAAGGTCAATTCCGGCTACATTCGATATCATTTTTTCCCGTAAAAAATAAATCCTAGGAGGAACCTCATGTTTCCTCAAGGTTATTAATGTTATAGATATCGGAATTTATTACACTTAAAACTGATGATTAGAATAAATTGAGTGTTCTCTTATTGAACATTGCTTAACTACCGGCAGAGCATTTTGATCATTTCCCCCTTGACAAACTCTTCTGGGTCAATGTTTGTCTGCTAGCCATCATGACTGCTTGATAAGCTCAGAGAGTGTGCTCTGCTGTTTAATACGTACCATTGCCCACCCTTGTTTTATAGGCAGTAAGGGTTGCTTATTTTTAAAGTCTTCTTTCTAAGCAGCATTACTTGGCGATGAACTATTCACACATGTCATATAGGACCCTTACACAGGTTCCTTATATCTGAAGGCTGTTGGTTATCTATTTTTGTTAAGGGGAAAATATCCTCTTTATTATATTGCGTTTTTGTGTTCTTGGGTCATTAAAACTATATTCCCAGAGAGTAATGtcaattgtttgtttattgaagtaaatatgtttatataaccaCTGATTGACTATACCGAACATATCTCTAGGTAACAGTTCaataaattattgatatctTCATCTCATGTGGctcttcttcttctttgtcAGACGCATGCGCACGGCTTAGATAGTTATACGTAAAACACAGGCAAATAAAggttattttcatttcaaactacCCAGACATACTAGACCAACTTATATTCTATGGTAGTCAATGGGTGATCTCAACTAAAACTGCCagtcaatggacattctccaattaatatgatagtcaatggacattctccAATTAATCTGAAAGTCAgtggacattctccaataaatatgatagtcaatggacattctccaataaatatgatagtcaatggacattctccaataaatctgatagtcagtggacattctccaataaatctgatagtcagtggacattctccaataaatctgatagtcagtggacattctccaataaatatgatagtcaatggacattctccaataaatatgaaagtcaatggacattctccaataaatctgatagtcagtggacattctccaataaatatgatagtcaatggacattctccaataaatctgatagtcaatggacattctccaatatatatgatagtcagtggacattctccaataaatctgatagtcagtggacattctccaataaatctgatagtcagtggacattctccaataaatatgatagtcaatggacatattgtccaataaatatgatagtcaatggacattctccaataaatatgaaagtcaatggacattctccaataaatctgatagtcagtggacattctccaataaatatgatagtcaatggacattctccaataaatatgatagtcagtggacattctccaataaatatgaaagtcaatggacattctctaataaatatgatagtcaatggacattctccaatatatatgatagtcagtggacattctccaataaatctgatagtcagtggacattctccaataaatctgatagtcagtggacattctccaataaatatgatagtcaatggacatattgtccaataaatatgatagtcaatggacattctccaataaatatgaaagtcaatggacattctccaataaatctgatagtcagtggacattctccaataaatatgatagtcaatggacattctccaataaatatgatagtcagtggacattctccaataaatatgaaagtcaatggacattctctaataaatatgatagtcaatggacattctccaataaatatgaaagtcaatggacattctctaataaatatgatagtcaaTGCACATTCTCTACTAAATCTGATAGTCAgtggacattctccaataaatatgatagtcagtggacattctccaataaatatgatagtcaatggacattctcTACTAAATCTGATAGTCAgtggacattctccaataaatctgatagtcagtggacattctccaataaatctGATTGTCAgtggacattctccaataaatctgatagtcagtggacattctccaataaatatgatagtaaatggacattctccaataaatatgatagtcaaTGGGCATTCTCTAATAAATATGAAAGTCAATGGACATTCtctaataaatatgatagtcaatggacattctctaataaatatgatagtcaatggacattctccAATTAATATGATAGTCAATagacattctccaataaatctgatagtcaatggacattctctaataaatatgatagtcagtggacattctccaataaatatgatagtcagtggacattctccaataaatctgatagtcaatggacattctccaataaatatgatagtcagtagacattctccaataaatatgatagtcaatggacattctctaataaatatgatagtcaatggacattctcTACTAAATCTGATAGTCAGTGGACATTTTCCAATAAATCTGATAGTCAgtggacattctccaataaatctgatagtcagtggacattctccaataaatatgatagtcaaTGGGCATTCtctaataaatatgatagtcaatggacattctctaataaatatgatagtcaatggacattctctaataaatatgatagtcaatggacattcCCCAATTAATATGATAATCAATagacattctccaataaatctgatagtcaatggacattctctaataaatatgatagtcagtggacattctccaataaatatgatagtcaGTGGACATTCTCAAATAAATCTGAAAGTCAATGGACATTCtctaataaatatgatagtcagtagacattctccaataaatatgatagtcaatgggcattctccaataaatatgatagtcaatggacattctctaataaatctgatagtcaatggacattctctaataaatctgatagtcaatggacattctccaataaatatgatagtcaatagacattctccaataaatctgatagtcaatggacattctccaataaatctgatagtcagtggacattctccaataaatctggtagtcaatggacattctccaataaatatgatagtcaatggacattctctaataaatctgatagtcaatggacattctccaataaatatgatagtcaatagacattctccaataaatatgatagtcgatagacattctccaataaatctgatagtcaatggacattctccaataaatatgatagtcaatagacattctccaataaatctgatagtcaatggacattctccaataaatatgatagtcagtggacattctccaataaatctGATAGTCAATAGACATTCTCCAATTAATCtgatagtcaatggacattctccaataaatctgatagtcaatggacattctccTGTAAATCTGATAGTCAgtggacattctccaataaatctgatagtcaatggacattctccAATTCATCTGAAAGTCAGTagacattctccaataaatctGATAGTCATTGGACATTCtc
The sequence above is drawn from the Pecten maximus chromosome 9, xPecMax1.1, whole genome shotgun sequence genome and encodes:
- the LOC117335128 gene encoding heme-binding protein 2-like, whose amino-acid sequence is MQCLVFLTLCVAVASTLAVQPLTNVHQTAAAPAFCHGLQCPKYTVTQSFTGYQLRHYEKSVWVATNLTTMEFTDSDSSSMFFKLFHYISGNNTRNMKIEMTAPVVLKVEHGPGPTCESFFYNHFMIPFEFQDNPPVPTDPTVYITEMPAFDVYVKSFGGRPTFNDKMTMIESLAAEIGHPSLFEERFYYFAGYDGPYTIHARHNEVWLVARH